In Nakamurella flava, a single genomic region encodes these proteins:
- a CDS encoding pyridoxamine 5'-phosphate oxidase family protein, producing MSATDVETDTPTTTPRRESGPDMGADHAGLQVLSYDDCLRHLRTARVGRVAFVADGEPVILPVNHGMDGDAVVFRSSPGSKLDAASDEMPVAFEVDNFDADRHSGWSVVVRGTARLVTDRSETQRLTRLGVWPWAESVERRHWIRIRPFEITGRQIPPHGD from the coding sequence ATGTCCGCCACCGATGTCGAGACAGACACCCCCACCACCACCCCCCGACGCGAGTCCGGACCGGACATGGGCGCCGATCACGCTGGCCTGCAGGTGCTCTCGTACGACGACTGCCTGCGCCACCTGCGCACCGCACGGGTCGGCCGGGTCGCGTTCGTCGCCGACGGCGAGCCGGTCATCCTGCCGGTCAACCACGGGATGGACGGCGACGCGGTGGTGTTCCGCAGCAGCCCCGGGTCCAAGCTGGACGCTGCCTCGGACGAGATGCCCGTCGCCTTCGAGGTCGACAACTTCGACGCCGACCGGCATTCCGGGTGGAGTGTCGTCGTCCGCGGCACCGCCCGGTTGGTCACCGATCGCAGCGAAACGCAGCGCCTGACCCGTCTCGGAGTGTGGCCGTGGGCGGAGTCGGTCGAACGCCGTCACTGGATCCGCATCCGACCCTTCGAGATCACCGGCCGTCAGATCCCGCCGCACGGCGACTGA